A segment of the Gemmatimonadaceae bacterium genome:
TCTCGCTGCCGCTGCGGGCATCGCGGGCGATGTGGACGTCGAGCTCGTCGACAGCACGCTCCACCCTCCACGCACAACTCTCCACGCTTTCCACCCTCGGCGCGACGAGCGCTTTCACGGCCAGTACAACTTCGAGTTCGCGCCGCATCTGGTCTACAGCATGCCTAACGTGGCAGCAGAGGAACGCAATCTCGCGCTGCTCTGCAAGCGAGCACTCGAGATGGACGTACCGGAGATGATGGCGTCGTTCATGACCGAGCGGCGCGATCAACCATGGGAGTTCTATCGTGACTACTCGCGCCAGCTCTGGGACGAAGCACGCCACGCGATGATGGGGACCGTCGCGCTGGAGGCCCGCGGTATCGACTGGAAGTCCGACATACCGCTGAACGTGAGCTTCGCGCTGCGACTCAACCTTCACGCGACGCCCATCGAGCGGCAGATGCTGCTCTACGCGATTGAGCAATCACTCATGCCTGGCGAGACGGGCAAGCGATACGAGTACGAGACGGCCGTCGCCGCGGGGGACGCGCTCTCGGCGCACTTTCACGATTATGACTGGGCGGACGAAGTGCTCCACGCGCAGATCGGCCGACGGATGCTGAAGCGCGAAGGGATCTCGAGCGATGAAGCGCGAGAGCGCGCGGCGGAGATTCACGAGAAGACCTGGGCCGCGCTCGACCAGTATCGCGCGCTCGATGTCCAACATGATTGGTGGCCTGAGTTTGTGCGCAGAGTCCTCGGCAAGGAAAGCGCTGCACAGACACGTCCCGCATTGAATATCTTTTCGGAGTAGCAACTGTCGGCGCGGGATCTGCACTGATCGCAAGAAAACAATTCCCCTCTATGTCCATCTCTCGACGCTCTTTCGTTCTGAGTGCTGGGACCACACTCGCTGCGCTCGCAGGCTCGCCGCGGTTGATGTTGCCCTGGCGTCGACGCTACGCACTCGTCATTCGCGGCGGCACCGTCTACGACGGCCTCGGTGATCACGGCGTCGAGGCCGACGTTGCGATCGAGGACGGACGCATCGTCGCGATCGGGCCGAATCTCAAGGATGAAGGCGCAGTCGAGATCGACGCGCGCGGCATGGCGGTGGCGCCAGGCTTCATCGACATTCACTCTCATGGCGACGGCTCGCTCTGGGAGGATCCACGCGCCGAGTCGATCGTTAGGCAGGGCGTCACCACGATCGTCGTTGGCCAGGACGGTTCGTCGCGAGCACCAATGGGCGGCACCCCGGACGAAGAGAATGGGCGACACTCGTTCCAGCGCTTCTCCGCCTTCTGGGATTCTCTGAAGACGCTCCAGCCCAGCGTCAATGTCGCGTCGATGGTGGGACTTGGGACCATCCGCGGCATCGTCATCGGAAACGTCAACCGGCCGGCGACAGCTGACGAGATCGTGCGCATGACGCAGCTCGTCGAGCAAGCGCTCGGCGACGGCGCGTGCGGCGCGTCGTCGGGACTCGAGTACACGCCCGGCGCTTTCGCGACGCGCGATGAGCTGATCGCGCTGTGCAGACCGCTCGCGTCGCGACACTTGCCTTACGCGACGCACATGCGCAACGAAGACGATCACGTCGTCGAGGCGATCGACGAATCGATCGCGGTTGCCGCGGGCGCGAACTGCCCACTCCAGATCTCGCATCTCAAGACCGAGGGCCCTCGCAACTGGCACAAGCTCGACGAGATTTTCCTGCACATTCATCGAGCGCGCGGAGGGCTGGACGTCGCGGCGATTCCTGCTGGTGAATCCAAGGGAGCAGCAACCACGAGAAAACGCGGGACGACGTCGTCGGCTCGCAGTCACCGAGCGCCGGCGCGAGCGCCGGCCGCGTCGAAGTCGCCCGACGCGCCGGGAATCGACGTCGCCTTCGATCGCTATCCGTACATCGCGTATCAGACGGGATTGAGCAATCTCTTCCCGGTCTGGAGCCGCGACGGCAGCACGGACGACTTTCTCCGCCGGCTCGATGATCCGGCCACGTCCGAGAGGATCCGCCGCGAAACGGTGGCCAAGGTCGAGCTCATCGGTGGCTGGGACAACGTCGAGATCAGCGGCATCAGTAACTACGCCGACATGGCGGCCGACGGCAAGCACATCGGCAGTTTCGCAAAGACTCAACAGCTCGAGCCGTACGCCCTGGCCGTCGCGCTGCTCCAGCGCGGCAAGGGCAACGTCGGCATGGTGGGCTTCGCGATGAGCGAGGACAATCTCGAACGGATCCTCGCGCATCCCCAGGGCATGGTCTGCTCCGACGGCGGCGCCTACGCGTTCGACGGTCCCACGCACAATGGTCATCCGCATCCACGCGGCCTCGGGACATTCCCGCGTGTGTTAGGCAGATACGTGCGCGACAAGAAGGCGCTGAGCCTGGCGAGCGCCATCCACAAGATGAGCGGGTTCCCTGCCTCGCGGATCGGGCTCACGGATCGCGGCCGCCTCGCAAGGGGTATGGCGGCCGACGTGGTCGTCTTCGACCCGTCGACGGTCGAGGACAAGGCGACTTACGAACAGCCGTTCCAGTACCCAGTCGGAATCAAAGCCGTGATCGTCAATGGAGTCGTTGCGCTGCGCGACGGACAGCGTAGCAAAGACCGATCCGGTCAGGGGATTGCGACAAGGGGCTAGGGGTTAGGGGCATAGGGTTACGGGCATAGGGGCTAGGGTCAGGCAAACGGACCTCTGTGCGCAGGCCCTAGTCCCTGACCCCTAACCCCTACCTAACCCCTAACCCCTTCGCACACGACGGCCATGAGCTGGTCAATGTCCGCCTCGGTCGTCCGCCAGTTGTGCGTGCAGACGCGCAGCGAGAACACGCCGTTGATCTTCGTCGAGGAAATCAGGAATCGGCCATGCTCGTTGACGCGTGCGTTCACGCGCTCGTTGAGCGCATCGAGCTCGGCGCGGTCGTCGACGCCGGAGGGATGAGCCCGAAAGCAGAGGATCCCGAGCTGCGCCGGTGCCAGCACCTCCAGCGACGCCGCGCGCCTAACGATTGATTCGGCGTACTCGGCCAGCTGCATGCCCCGCTCGATCATTGCGCGGATCGGCGCGAGGCCGAACGTGCGAACGGAAAGCCAGATCTTGAGCGCTCGTGAGTAGCGAGTGAGCTGCTCGCCGTAGTCGGCGAAGTTCACCTCCTCTTCTCCCGGCGCAACGTCCTTCAGGTATTCCGGGAAGATGTGAAAGGCCGACTTCAACGTCCCCGGATCACGCGCCAGAAGACCCGCACACTCGAATGGAACGAAGAGCCATTTGTGCGGATCGAGGACGACCGAGTCGGCGCGCTCGATCCCGCGCAGCATGTCAGCGCCGCGCGACGTCAACGCGGCGAAGGCGCCGTACGCCGCGTCCACGTGCAGCCAGAGCGACTCGCGCTCGCAGAGTGCCGCGATGCCCGGTAAATCGTCGACGGCACCGGTATTCGTCGTCCCCGCGCTGGCGACGACGCAGAAGGGAACAAGGCCAGCTTCCTGATCGCCGGCGACCGCGTCGCGCACCGTGTCCGCGCGGAGCCGCCAGCAGTCGTCAGTTGGCAGCACGCGCACGTTGTGTCGCGAGATACCGGCGATCCACGCCGCCCGCGCAACCGCCGAATGCGCCTGTGAGGAAGTGTAGAGAGTGAGTCGAGGGAGGAGTGAAGCGTCCTCGCCCGCGCGCGCATGCCGCGCCGCCACAACGGCCATGAGCGTCGCGGTCGAGCCGCCCGAGGTCAGCAGTCCGCTCGTCCCGTTAGGCATCGCAAGCCATTGTCGGAACCAGTCGAGCACGACGAGCTCGATCTCGTTCGGGCCAGACGCGATCGGCCACACCCCGGCGAAGAAGTTGTAGCCCGTCGCAAGCCAATCGCCCAGCACCGAGGGAAATGTCGGAATGCTCGGGACGTAGCCAAGAAAGTGCGGATGCGGCTCGCGTGCGTGATAGGGGAGCACGCGCTCCGCCAACTCGTCGAGTGCGCGATCGAAGCCGATTCCCTGCTCCGGCGCCGTCGGTGCGATCGCGCCAACGATCTGCTTCGCCTCACCGCGTGAGAGTGTTGTTCGCGCCGGTTGGTCGCGCAGCGACGCCAGATGACTGGTAACGAGGTCGGAGACGCGCGTCGCCATCGCGCGCATCGTGTCGCGGTCGACTTCGAGAGGGGAAACCCAGGTCTCTGTCTCTGCCATAGTTGTCGGTTGAACGATTGCAGCGGGCGCGCTGAGGCCGTTGCCCAACGCCGCGCCGCTCCCAGTTGTAATTCATCATGACAATCCGCTGCAAGCTTAATCTTATCTGGAGTCGAACCGTGCGACGCCGCTATTCACTGTTATTCATCCTCTCATCCGCCGCCGCCTCGGCGAAGCTACCCGCGCAGGCGCCGATGGCGGGCGTACCCGGCCCGGGCATGGCGGGCGCGCTGGGCGCTCAGATGCTTCTCGCGCAGACCGGTCCGTTACAGCTCACCGACGTGCAGGTCGTGAAGCTGGCGGCAATCGCTCGCCGTGCCGA
Coding sequences within it:
- a CDS encoding D-aminoacylase; protein product: MSISRRSFVLSAGTTLAALAGSPRLMLPWRRRYALVIRGGTVYDGLGDHGVEADVAIEDGRIVAIGPNLKDEGAVEIDARGMAVAPGFIDIHSHGDGSLWEDPRAESIVRQGVTTIVVGQDGSSRAPMGGTPDEENGRHSFQRFSAFWDSLKTLQPSVNVASMVGLGTIRGIVIGNVNRPATADEIVRMTQLVEQALGDGACGASSGLEYTPGAFATRDELIALCRPLASRHLPYATHMRNEDDHVVEAIDESIAVAAGANCPLQISHLKTEGPRNWHKLDEIFLHIHRARGGLDVAAIPAGESKGAATTRKRGTTSSARSHRAPARAPAASKSPDAPGIDVAFDRYPYIAYQTGLSNLFPVWSRDGSTDDFLRRLDDPATSERIRRETVAKVELIGGWDNVEISGISNYADMAADGKHIGSFAKTQQLEPYALAVALLQRGKGNVGMVGFAMSEDNLERILAHPQGMVCSDGGAYAFDGPTHNGHPHPRGLGTFPRVLGRYVRDKKALSLASAIHKMSGFPASRIGLTDRGRLARGMAADVVVFDPSTVEDKATYEQPFQYPVGIKAVIVNGVVALRDGQRSKDRSGQGIATRG
- a CDS encoding aminotransferase class V-fold PLP-dependent enzyme; amino-acid sequence: MAETETWVSPLEVDRDTMRAMATRVSDLVTSHLASLRDQPARTTLSRGEAKQIVGAIAPTAPEQGIGFDRALDELAERVLPYHAREPHPHFLGYVPSIPTFPSVLGDWLATGYNFFAGVWPIASGPNEIELVVLDWFRQWLAMPNGTSGLLTSGGSTATLMAVVAARHARAGEDASLLPRLTLYTSSQAHSAVARAAWIAGISRHNVRVLPTDDCWRLRADTVRDAVAGDQEAGLVPFCVVASAGTTNTGAVDDLPGIAALCERESLWLHVDAAYGAFAALTSRGADMLRGIERADSVVLDPHKWLFVPFECAGLLARDPGTLKSAFHIFPEYLKDVAPGEEEVNFADYGEQLTRYSRALKIWLSVRTFGLAPIRAMIERGMQLAEYAESIVRRAASLEVLAPAQLGILCFRAHPSGVDDRAELDALNERVNARVNEHGRFLISSTKINGVFSLRVCTHNWRTTEADIDQLMAVVCEGVRG